Proteins encoded by one window of uncultured Draconibacterium sp.:
- a CDS encoding alpha-L-fucosidase — protein sequence MKKLLSIVTIVILLLNLGGFNKAKAQQISDEERMEWWTDARFGMFIHWGIYSVPAGFYKGEPQKNSAEWIMNRGQIPVAEYAKFAELFNPTLFDAKEFVGLAKEAGMKYMVITSKHHDGFSMFDSESNPFNVVDATPFGRDVMKELADECAKQGIKFGFYYSQAQDWSHPGGMGNNWDKTMQRVSSDAYVMEKALPEVNQLLTDYGDIAIFWWDTPRAMTKEVVDSLYHVTTALQPAIITNDRLGDDYPGDHKTYERHMPKKKPEDKYWELCQPVSGSWGYRSDDQNFKSLETLIGNLANAASMGGNYLLNVSPTCLGTLSPKAVERMKGIGAWMEKNSEAIYETEASPCSKVDWGYITMKRAEGITKLYLHVFDWEAGKITVPIRNKSAKASLLTNSSKKFRTKAGEEGLTVQLSGNAPDEINSVIVLELAETPDANEPKPFGQDENGVVAFMTESAEFENMHGLGVKYNSSKDCIGSWTNEHERVYWTFAIEKPATFHVTAKTAGLKEAAFEVELNGQTQTVKIPATSDYGDFKPLEIGNFEITEPGNYKITFKPVQGNWAPVNLKDVVMTPVK from the coding sequence ATGAAAAAACTACTTTCAATAGTAACAATTGTAATCCTCCTCCTAAACCTGGGCGGATTCAATAAGGCAAAAGCCCAACAAATTTCCGATGAAGAGCGTATGGAATGGTGGACCGATGCCCGTTTCGGAATGTTTATCCACTGGGGGATTTATTCGGTTCCTGCAGGATTTTATAAAGGGGAACCACAAAAAAACTCAGCTGAGTGGATTATGAACCGCGGACAAATTCCTGTGGCCGAATACGCTAAATTTGCAGAGCTTTTTAATCCAACCTTATTCGATGCCAAAGAATTTGTAGGTCTGGCCAAAGAAGCCGGAATGAAATACATGGTGATTACGTCGAAACATCACGATGGTTTTTCGATGTTCGATTCGGAAAGCAACCCGTTTAATGTGGTCGACGCCACACCCTTTGGTCGCGATGTAATGAAAGAACTGGCCGATGAATGTGCCAAACAAGGTATTAAGTTTGGATTTTATTATTCGCAGGCGCAAGACTGGAGTCACCCCGGAGGAATGGGAAACAATTGGGACAAGACCATGCAACGCGTAAGCAGCGATGCCTATGTAATGGAAAAAGCACTTCCTGAGGTAAACCAACTTTTAACCGATTACGGCGACATTGCTATTTTTTGGTGGGACACGCCACGCGCCATGACAAAAGAGGTGGTGGATAGTTTATACCATGTTACCACTGCCTTGCAACCGGCCATTATTACCAACGACCGTTTGGGCGACGATTACCCCGGCGACCATAAAACCTACGAGCGCCACATGCCCAAGAAAAAACCGGAAGATAAATATTGGGAACTTTGTCAGCCGGTAAGCGGCAGCTGGGGCTACCGTAGCGACGACCAGAATTTTAAATCGCTGGAAACCTTGATTGGCAACCTGGCCAACGCTGCCAGCATGGGCGGTAATTACCTTTTAAATGTAAGTCCAACGTGTTTGGGAACCTTGTCGCCAAAGGCCGTGGAGCGTATGAAAGGTATTGGTGCCTGGATGGAAAAGAACAGCGAAGCCATTTACGAAACCGAAGCCAGTCCGTGTAGCAAAGTAGATTGGGGCTACATTACCATGAAAAGGGCCGAGGGGATAACAAAACTATACCTGCATGTTTTTGACTGGGAAGCCGGAAAAATTACCGTTCCAATTCGCAATAAATCGGCAAAAGCTAGTTTACTAACCAACAGCTCAAAAAAGTTTAGAACCAAAGCCGGTGAAGAAGGTTTGACGGTTCAGCTTAGTGGCAATGCTCCCGATGAAATAAATTCGGTTATTGTTTTGGAATTAGCCGAAACTCCTGATGCTAATGAACCAAAACCATTCGGGCAAGACGAAAATGGTGTAGTTGCCTTTATGACTGAAAGTGCAGAATTTGAAAACATGCACGGGCTGGGTGTAAAATACAACAGCTCGAAAGACTGCATAGGCAGTTGGACCAATGAGCACGAACGTGTATACTGGACTTTTGCTATCGAAAAACCGGCAACTTTCCATGTTACCGCAAAAACAGCCGGTTTAAAAGAGGCAGCTTTTGAAGTGGAACTAAACGGGCAAACACAAACCGTAAAAATACCGGCAACAAGCGATTACGGCGACTTTAAACCACTGGAAATTGGCAACTTCGAAATAACAGAACCGGGTAACTATAAAATCACATTTAAACCGGTGCAAGGCAACTGGGCACCTGTTAATTTAAAAGATGTGGTAATGACGCCGGTCAAATAA
- a CDS encoding RagB/SusD family nutrient uptake outer membrane protein — MRKILYISLACVLLLTACQDTYLDLDPQDSITEAAYYKTPEHFKSASNDLYFNLTGWRTLWGGVEYFDFGSDLNGLTQDYGRGHDEIPQSDDFWTNNYKYLRKVNMVLQKAEEYEGDASEIEEYVATAYFFRAFHHFFLMQRFGGVPIVTEVLDVNSESLTSPRNSRYEVFAQILADLDMAIGNLPTESEIAEADKGKISKYAAMAFKAKALLFEGTWEMNVGNSTDGDGVSAGAGSNKPSGYMSTSEMISEANSLAKNVMDNGGYSLWNHNEELDNLSNLYLFNLEDAGSNPAGLEKASNNEFILYQKFDYNLYQSRKIVSHVFGGRGAPSRKFMDMFLCADGKTIYDSELFEGYETCASEFQNRDYRMTSYFADHETWDTWTPGTLELLLGSVGWSNRKFYTYQYGSYRAQNEESYDYPIIRLAEVYLIYAETLYLMNGSLTDAQMAESINLIKARAGLPGITNAILADNGMDIWEEIKRERAVELYLENSRYFDLKRWAEAEEALSDDICGPIVEGNEYEGNPDLYNPEAYPYGTKKITTPMGDLDAVIVDPSTVRNFQRMHYLFPIPIDQLDLNENLLQNPGY, encoded by the coding sequence ATGAGAAAAATATTATATATATCATTAGCATGTGTGTTATTGCTTACAGCATGTCAAGACACATATTTAGATTTGGATCCTCAGGATTCAATTACCGAAGCAGCCTATTATAAGACGCCGGAACATTTCAAATCCGCTTCAAATGACTTATATTTTAATTTAACAGGCTGGAGAACACTTTGGGGTGGAGTAGAATACTTCGACTTCGGATCTGATTTAAATGGATTAACCCAGGATTATGGGCGAGGTCACGATGAAATTCCACAATCGGATGATTTCTGGACAAATAATTACAAGTATTTACGAAAAGTGAATATGGTTCTTCAAAAAGCGGAAGAATATGAAGGAGACGCAAGTGAAATTGAAGAGTATGTAGCTACTGCTTATTTTTTCAGAGCCTTTCACCATTTTTTCTTAATGCAACGTTTTGGTGGTGTACCTATTGTAACCGAAGTTCTGGATGTTAATAGTGAAAGTTTAACCAGTCCACGAAATTCGCGTTACGAAGTTTTTGCACAGATCCTTGCAGATTTGGATATGGCCATAGGTAATTTGCCAACTGAAAGTGAAATCGCAGAAGCCGACAAAGGTAAGATTAGCAAATACGCTGCTATGGCTTTTAAAGCGAAGGCTTTACTTTTTGAAGGTACATGGGAAATGAATGTTGGAAACTCGACCGATGGAGACGGTGTTTCAGCAGGTGCCGGTTCTAATAAGCCTTCAGGTTATATGTCTACATCAGAAATGATATCAGAGGCAAATTCCTTAGCTAAAAATGTTATGGACAATGGCGGTTACAGCCTTTGGAACCACAATGAAGAATTGGATAATTTAAGTAATTTGTATCTGTTTAATTTAGAAGATGCTGGATCTAATCCTGCCGGTTTAGAGAAAGCGTCAAATAATGAATTTATCCTGTACCAGAAATTTGACTACAACTTATATCAAAGTCGTAAAATTGTGTCTCACGTATTTGGGGGCCGTGGCGCACCATCTCGTAAATTTATGGATATGTTCTTATGTGCCGATGGTAAAACGATCTATGACTCTGAACTGTTTGAAGGTTATGAAACCTGTGCATCAGAGTTCCAAAACCGCGATTATCGAATGACCTCTTATTTTGCCGACCATGAAACCTGGGATACCTGGACTCCCGGTACCTTAGAATTGTTACTTGGATCTGTTGGCTGGAGTAACAGGAAGTTTTATACCTATCAATACGGAAGCTACAGAGCTCAAAATGAAGAATCATACGATTATCCAATAATTCGTTTGGCCGAAGTATATCTGATTTATGCAGAAACCTTGTACTTGATGAATGGTAGCTTAACAGATGCCCAAATGGCAGAATCAATTAACCTGATTAAAGCTCGCGCGGGGCTTCCAGGTATTACAAATGCTATTTTAGCTGACAACGGAATGGATATTTGGGAGGAGATTAAGCGTGAACGTGCGGTTGAACTTTACCTGGAAAACAGCCGTTATTTCGATCTGAAACGCTGGGCTGAAGCAGAAGAGGCACTTAGCGATGATATTTGCGGTCCTATTGTAGAAGGAAATGAATATGAAGGAAATCCGGATTTATATAACCCGGAAGCCTATCCTTATGGTACCAAAAAAATTACAACACCTATGGGAGACCTGGATGCAGTTATTGTTGATCCATCCACTGTTCGTAATTTTCAAAGAATGCACTATTTATTCCCGATACCAATTGACCAATTGGATTTGAACGAAAATCTATTGCAAAATCCTGGTTATTAG
- a CDS encoding PDZ domain-containing protein, with product MTNKTYIILLFLVVTLLGCKPKKIEIVVNESLETPNDLTFKNLENAINKAYQIRKENSNTPILIRILPGEYHLSAPITIGSPLSGLKIIGAGKSEVTIKGSVPLILNWEKFNNEIYIANLDAAGQESSLGDLGVEQLIINGQPQILARYPNYNEDGGFWQSYAADAISKERVAGWEKPEGAIFHAMHRGKWGGMHYKITGVDENGEAILEGGFQNNRPSEPHAEYRMVENVFEELDSPGEFYFDNEESKLYFWPVAGTNLETASCEVVMLKSLIEIKGDEAPVKGISIEGIKFEHTRRTLFEEYEPLLRSDWTMYRGAALFIEGAENCSVKNCEFANLGGNVVYVSSYNRNVEISGNHIHDCGASAISFVGDASAVRSPAFQYGKFVELAEMDTVPGPKNELYPKNCVASNNLIHRIGRVEKQVAGVQIAMAMDITVSHNSIYDVPRAGINIGDGTWGGHILEYNDVFNTVLETGDHGSFNSWGRDRFWLPKRNVMDSITMANPQMPLWDAIHTTIIRNNRFRCDHGWDIDLDDGSTNYHIYNNLCLNGGIKLREGFYRVVENNIMVNNSFHPHVWFANCNDVFKYNIVRDSYKDVRLLSWGKEMDYNLFPNEESMLKAQLYNIDAHSGFGDPLFINPQKLDFSVAENSQALKLGFKNFPMDEFGVKSPDLKALAKTPSVPVIKTAEELAGHTSATISWLRNQIKGVDSMEEQSAYGLNEAEGVIILKMWKGSKAYEGDGLRSKDVILAVEGDKVATIKEFFGALKKYNYTATVKMLVMRNQSEQELTVRVK from the coding sequence ATGACCAATAAAACCTATATAATCCTATTATTTTTAGTTGTTACCTTACTGGGTTGCAAACCAAAGAAGATTGAAATAGTTGTTAACGAAAGCCTTGAAACACCAAACGATCTTACTTTTAAAAACCTGGAAAATGCTATTAATAAGGCCTACCAAATTCGCAAAGAAAACAGCAATACCCCAATCCTAATCCGTATCCTTCCCGGTGAATATCATTTGTCAGCTCCAATAACTATTGGCTCGCCACTTAGCGGCCTAAAAATCATTGGCGCCGGCAAATCGGAAGTAACCATTAAAGGTTCTGTTCCTTTAATTCTTAACTGGGAGAAATTTAATAATGAAATTTACATTGCCAATCTTGATGCTGCAGGCCAAGAGTCCTCCTTGGGGGATTTAGGGGTAGAGCAGCTAATCATTAACGGACAGCCCCAGATTTTAGCCCGTTATCCCAACTACAACGAAGATGGCGGTTTTTGGCAAAGCTATGCTGCCGATGCTATCTCGAAAGAAAGAGTTGCCGGTTGGGAAAAGCCTGAAGGAGCCATTTTCCATGCCATGCACCGGGGCAAATGGGGGGGCATGCATTATAAAATTACCGGCGTTGATGAAAATGGTGAGGCCATTCTTGAAGGTGGGTTTCAGAACAACCGGCCTTCCGAACCACATGCCGAGTACCGCATGGTGGAGAATGTGTTTGAAGAACTAGACAGTCCCGGCGAATTTTATTTCGATAACGAAGAAAGTAAACTTTATTTCTGGCCTGTTGCCGGTACCAATCTCGAAACAGCAAGCTGCGAGGTAGTGATGTTAAAAAGCCTGATAGAAATAAAAGGCGATGAAGCACCGGTGAAAGGCATTAGCATTGAAGGTATAAAGTTTGAACATACACGCCGTACTTTATTCGAAGAATACGAACCCTTGCTGCGCAGCGACTGGACGATGTACCGTGGTGCAGCTCTTTTTATCGAAGGAGCCGAAAATTGTTCGGTAAAAAACTGTGAATTTGCCAACCTGGGTGGGAACGTGGTTTATGTAAGTTCTTACAACCGCAATGTAGAAATCTCGGGCAACCATATCCACGATTGTGGCGCCAGTGCTATCAGTTTCGTGGGAGATGCTTCGGCTGTGCGTTCACCGGCTTTTCAGTACGGAAAATTTGTAGAGCTGGCAGAAATGGACACCGTACCGGGGCCCAAAAACGAACTGTATCCGAAAAATTGTGTAGCAAGCAACAACTTAATTCACCGCATCGGCCGTGTGGAAAAACAAGTGGCCGGAGTACAAATTGCAATGGCTATGGACATTACCGTTAGTCACAACAGCATTTACGATGTGCCACGTGCCGGTATTAACATTGGCGACGGAACCTGGGGCGGTCATATTCTGGAATACAACGACGTGTTTAATACCGTTCTTGAAACCGGTGATCATGGCTCTTTTAACTCATGGGGCCGCGATCGTTTCTGGTTGCCAAAACGAAATGTTATGGACAGCATTACCATGGCTAATCCGCAAATGCCTTTGTGGGACGCCATTCACACTACCATCATCCGCAACAACCGTTTTCGTTGCGACCATGGCTGGGATATCGACCTCGACGATGGCTCAACAAACTATCATATTTACAACAACCTGTGTTTAAACGGCGGTATAAAACTTCGCGAAGGTTTTTATCGTGTAGTGGAGAATAACATCATGGTAAACAACTCATTTCATCCGCACGTGTGGTTTGCCAACTGCAACGACGTGTTTAAGTACAACATTGTGCGCGATTCGTACAAAGATGTGCGCCTGTTAAGTTGGGGAAAAGAAATGGATTACAACCTTTTTCCCAATGAAGAATCGATGCTAAAAGCCCAGTTGTATAACATTGATGCCCACAGTGGTTTTGGCGACCCACTGTTTATAAATCCCCAAAAGCTGGATTTTAGTGTAGCGGAAAATTCACAGGCATTAAAACTGGGTTTCAAAAACTTCCCGATGGATGAGTTTGGCGTTAAAAGTCCCGATTTAAAAGCCTTGGCAAAAACACCTTCAGTCCCGGTAATTAAAACAGCCGAAGAGTTAGCAGGACATACCAGTGCAACAATTTCGTGGCTTCGCAACCAGATAAAAGGAGTGGATTCAATGGAAGAGCAATCGGCTTACGGTTTAAATGAAGCGGAAGGGGTAATCATTTTGAAAATGTGGAAAGGTAGTAAAGCTTACGAGGGCGATGGGCTTCGCAGCAAAGACGTGATACTGGCTGTTGAAGGAGATAAAGTGGCAACTATAAAAGAGTTCTTCGGAGCACTTAAAAAATACAATTACACCGCAACGGTGAAAATGCTTGTGATGAGAAATCAAAGCGAGCAGGAACTTACTGTGCGGGTGAAATAA
- a CDS encoding TonB-dependent receptor — translation MKNKKSIQKALSFLMFCLFFVAVSTSAFAQQKTVSGKVVDDSGEVLPGVTVVVKGTSQGTVTDIDGNFTISNVTSESVLTISFVGMLSQEIVVGDQTTIEVTLKTDAVGLEEVVVVGYGTQKKATLTGSIDQVNSEAFNDKATVSPALALQGQTPGLVVTRTSAQPGKEDLNFTIRGETSVNAYNDKGERVSGSGPLIVIDGVPAISDQAFLNMNSDDIESVSVLKDGAASIYGARAANGVILVTTKKGSGAMKVNITSNVSVQTLGISPVIPSMADYGTVWLEAAAQDGDYPRYWGWGTEENLIDFSNNVARYYSTVYWGDVYLMNAPRYDDMYGSSISNKQNLSISGATEKTTYRFSAGYAENRGMLKSAYDGVKQYNARFNYDYKVTDWFKIESGFSYLNTVQNNPSTGFGSWSVDQDPSIFPTKNPDGQWVGNFGQAAGNKNTVAASADGGKENIVRDQIRLNIAGTINLTKDLSIRGTASFEKEFVDNDKYVLTVLTYDWEGDQAKNPINKKSSMASTNITNTYKTFGGFVDYNKEIGDHSFSAMAGVTGELKEYSRLYGYREGLDDYGVYDLQVASQEISEQNEGKAYHWGLYSYLGRVNYSYKDKYLFESTFRRDGSSKMSAENQWANFAYVSLGWVLTEESFMENVDLISFMKLRASYGETGNQQGIGTYSDISGMGFSAPVFGTTNAASQDGAYVNGITTTTATWERVENTTIGVDFRLLDNKLFGSFDYFWKKNDGMLINVTYPDVLGATAPKTNSGVLETHGWEAVLGYKGQAGDFKYNVSFNMADSRNELVSMEGVNTYKAGLNRRVQGFPLNSYFLYQTDGFFADQDEVDEYYSKYDGPGSIIPDYDNGTLVLRPGDTKKIDLDDDGAITSSGTISEMDGDVKYMGDKQVHYNFGTNISLQYKKWDMSAFFQGVLDQNIVREGKMQHPFYLVWSNQTNAYIGKTWTPENPDAAYPRMTAYHPRARWNWEKTDFMMHNNRYVRLKSLVLGYSFEDITVRDLNIDKLRIYFSGNDLFEFTSIKDGYDPEFGDSSSSSYPFSRSWSLGVNLTF, via the coding sequence ATGAAAAACAAAAAAAGTATTCAAAAGGCTTTAAGCTTTTTAATGTTTTGTCTCTTTTTTGTTGCTGTTAGTACCAGTGCTTTTGCACAGCAAAAAACAGTCTCAGGAAAGGTTGTTGACGACAGTGGAGAGGTTCTTCCGGGGGTAACCGTAGTTGTTAAGGGAACTTCCCAGGGAACAGTTACTGATATCGACGGTAACTTTACAATTTCAAATGTAACCAGCGAAAGTGTACTAACCATTTCGTTTGTGGGTATGTTATCTCAGGAAATTGTTGTTGGCGACCAAACAACTATTGAGGTAACCCTGAAAACCGATGCGGTTGGTTTAGAAGAGGTTGTGGTTGTGGGTTACGGTACTCAGAAAAAAGCCACCTTAACTGGTTCTATCGATCAGGTAAACTCTGAAGCGTTTAATGATAAGGCTACTGTAAGTCCGGCTTTGGCTTTACAAGGTCAAACTCCGGGTTTGGTTGTTACTCGTACCTCGGCTCAACCGGGTAAAGAAGATCTGAATTTTACCATTCGCGGTGAAACTTCAGTAAATGCATATAACGATAAAGGAGAAAGAGTATCTGGTTCAGGTCCTTTAATTGTAATTGATGGGGTACCGGCCATTAGTGATCAGGCATTCTTAAACATGAACTCAGATGATATTGAGTCGGTAAGTGTGTTAAAAGATGGTGCCGCTTCTATTTACGGAGCACGTGCAGCCAACGGTGTTATCCTGGTTACAACGAAAAAGGGTAGCGGTGCAATGAAAGTAAACATTACCAGTAATGTTAGCGTACAAACTCTTGGAATTAGCCCGGTAATACCTTCAATGGCCGATTATGGAACTGTTTGGCTTGAAGCTGCTGCACAGGATGGTGATTATCCGCGTTACTGGGGATGGGGTACAGAAGAAAACCTTATCGATTTTTCGAATAATGTGGCTAGATATTATTCTACTGTTTATTGGGGCGATGTTTACTTGATGAATGCCCCTCGTTACGACGATATGTATGGTTCTTCCATATCAAACAAACAAAACCTTAGTATTTCTGGTGCTACAGAAAAAACTACTTATCGTTTTTCTGCCGGTTATGCCGAAAACCGGGGTATGTTGAAAAGTGCGTATGATGGGGTAAAACAATATAATGCCCGCTTTAATTACGATTATAAAGTAACCGATTGGTTTAAAATTGAGAGTGGTTTTTCGTATTTGAATACGGTTCAAAACAACCCTTCAACCGGTTTTGGTTCGTGGTCGGTTGATCAGGATCCTTCAATTTTCCCAACTAAAAACCCAGATGGACAATGGGTAGGAAACTTTGGACAAGCTGCAGGTAACAAAAATACAGTAGCTGCAAGTGCCGATGGTGGTAAAGAAAATATCGTACGTGATCAGATTCGCTTGAATATTGCGGGAACTATAAACCTAACCAAAGACCTATCGATAAGAGGTACTGCTTCGTTCGAAAAAGAATTTGTTGATAACGATAAATATGTGTTAACAGTACTTACATACGATTGGGAAGGTGATCAGGCAAAAAATCCGATCAACAAGAAATCCAGTATGGCTTCTACGAATATAACCAATACATATAAAACTTTTGGTGGATTTGTAGACTATAACAAAGAGATAGGAGACCATTCTTTTTCTGCTATGGCAGGTGTAACTGGTGAGTTAAAAGAATACAGCAGGTTATATGGTTACCGTGAGGGGCTTGACGATTATGGTGTATACGACCTTCAGGTTGCGTCGCAAGAAATTAGCGAACAGAATGAAGGTAAAGCATATCATTGGGGACTTTACTCTTATTTGGGAAGGGTAAACTACAGTTATAAAGATAAATACCTGTTCGAATCTACTTTCCGTAGAGATGGATCTTCGAAAATGAGTGCAGAAAACCAGTGGGCAAACTTTGCTTATGTTTCATTAGGTTGGGTACTTACCGAGGAAAGTTTTATGGAGAATGTTGATTTGATTTCATTTATGAAATTACGTGCCAGTTATGGTGAAACAGGAAACCAACAGGGAATTGGTACTTATTCTGACATATCAGGTATGGGATTTTCAGCTCCTGTTTTCGGAACAACAAACGCTGCATCGCAAGATGGTGCTTATGTGAATGGAATAACAACAACCACTGCAACCTGGGAACGTGTTGAAAATACAACCATTGGTGTTGATTTTAGATTATTAGACAATAAACTATTTGGATCGTTCGACTATTTCTGGAAAAAGAACGACGGAATGCTTATTAATGTAACTTACCCAGATGTATTAGGAGCAACTGCACCAAAAACAAATAGTGGAGTGCTTGAAACGCATGGATGGGAAGCAGTTCTTGGTTATAAAGGGCAGGCCGGTGATTTTAAGTATAATGTATCGTTTAATATGGCCGATTCAAGAAACGAACTGGTAAGTATGGAAGGTGTGAATACATACAAGGCTGGGCTTAATAGAAGAGTTCAGGGCTTTCCATTGAATTCTTATTTCTTATACCAGACCGATGGTTTCTTTGCTGATCAGGATGAGGTAGATGAGTATTATAGCAAATATGATGGGCCTGGTAGTATTATTCCTGACTATGATAACGGTACTTTAGTTCTTCGCCCTGGAGATACCAAAAAAATTGATTTAGACGACGACGGTGCAATTACCAGTTCGGGTACAATTTCTGAAATGGATGGCGATGTAAAATACATGGGTGACAAACAGGTACATTACAACTTTGGTACCAACATTAGTCTTCAGTATAAAAAGTGGGATATGTCGGCATTCTTCCAGGGAGTTTTAGATCAGAATATTGTAAGGGAAGGTAAAATGCAGCACCCGTTTTATTTGGTATGGTCAAACCAAACCAATGCATACATTGGTAAAACATGGACTCCGGAAAATCCCGATGCCGCTTATCCAAGAATGACGGCATATCATCCAAGAGCAAGATGGAACTGGGAGAAAACTGATTTTATGATGCACAACAATCGTTATGTACGCTTGAAATCGCTTGTACTCGGTTATTCTTTTGAAGATATTACTGTAAGAGACTTAAATATTGATAAGCTTAGAATTTATTTCTCAGGTAACGACTTATTTGAATTCACCAGTATTAAAGATGGTTACGATCCGGAATTTGGTGACAGTTCCAGTTCATCTTATCCGTTTAGCAGATCATGGTCTTTAGGGGTAAATCTAACTTTCTAA